In Poecile atricapillus isolate bPoeAtr1 chromosome 9, bPoeAtr1.hap1, whole genome shotgun sequence, the following are encoded in one genomic region:
- the EMC3 gene encoding ER membrane protein complex subunit 3, producing the protein MSEPELLLDSNIRLWVVLPIVFITFFVGMIRHYVSILLQSDKRLTQEQVSDSQVLIRSRVLRENGKYIPKQSFLSRKYFFNNPEDGFFKKTKRKVVPPSPMTDPTMLTDMMKGNVTNVLPMILIGGWINMTFSGFVTTKVPFPLTLRFKPMLQQGIELLTLDASWVSSASWYFLNVFGLRSIYTLILGQDNAADQSRVMQEQMTGAAMAMPADTNKAFKTEWEALELTDHQWALEDVEEELMAKDLHFEGMFKEELQTSIF; encoded by the exons ATGAGCGAGCCCGAGCTGCTGCTGGACTCCAACATCCGGCTATGGGTGGTGCTGCCCATCGTCTTCATCACCTTCTTCGTGGGCATGATCCGGCACTACGTGTCCATCCTGCTCCAGAGCGACAAGCGCCTCACGCAGGAGCAGGTGTCTGACAG ccaAGTCCTGATCCGGAGCCGAGTCCTTcgggaaaatggaaaatacattCCAAAGCAG tcttTCCTGTCCcggaaatatttttttaataacccTGAGGATggattttttaagaaaacaaaaagaaaggtaGTGCCTCCTTCACCAATGACAG ATCCTACCATGCTGACAGATATGATGAAAGGGAATGTAACCAATGTTCTGCCTATGATCCTCATTGGTGGTTGGATCAACATGACATTTTCAGGATTTGTCACGA CAAAGGTCCCGTTTCCTCTGACGCTGCGTTTTAAGCCAATGTTGCAGCAGGGAATTGAGCTGCTCACTTTAGATGCATCCTG GGTGAGCTCTGCTTCCTGGTACTTCTTGAATGTGTTTGGACTCAGAAGCATTTATACTCTCATCCTGGGCCAAGATAATG CTGCAGATCAGTCCAGGGTGATGCAAGAACAAATGACAGGGGCAGCAATGGCCATGCCAGCAGATACTAACAAAGCATTTAAG ACGGAATGGGAAGCCTTAGAATTGACAGATCATCAGTGGGCCTTAGAAGATGTAGAGGAAGAGCTCATGGCAAAAGACCTCCATTTTGAAGGCATGTTTAAGGAAGAACTTCAGACCTCCATCTTCTGA